From the Marispirochaeta aestuarii genome, the window CTGGAAGAAGCCGGGATTCCCGTTGACATTGTCACGGGCACCAGTATGGGCTCGATCGTGGGGGGGCTCTACGCCACAGGCTTCAGCGTAGCTGAACTTGAAGCCCTGGCAACCGAAACCGACTGGATCAGCCTCTTCTCCGAATACGCCGTGGCACGAAACGAAAGCTACCGGGCCCTTGAGGAGTGGCGACGATATTTTCTTTCCGTCGGTATTTCGGACAGTGAGACACCCGCCGCGGGGGGACTCCTCTCGGGCAACCGGATTCTCAGCTACATGGACAGCCTTACGTATGAGATACCGGGAGAGCTGGATTTCGACGATCTTCCCCGCCGCTACCGTGCGGTGGCTACGGATTTCAGTACCGGAGAAGAGGTGGTTATCGGAGAAGGCTCCCTGTCCGAAGCCATGCGGGCCAGCATGGGAATACCAGGGGTATTTGCCCCCTATGTGCTGAAAAACCGTCCTCTGATAGACGGAGGAATCGTGAACAACCTTCCGGTGGATCTGGCCCGCGCCATGGGAGCGGACATCGTCATTGCCGTTGACGTGGAAGGTGGTTTTTCCAGCCAGCAGAGCTACCTGGACCTTTCACCCATCGAAAACCTTTCAAGAACCGTTGACCTGATCCTGGACGCCAATGTGAGCGGCCAGCTGGAAAACGCCGACTACGTTATCCAGGTTCCCCTTGAGGCATACAGCGCCGCCGACTTTCAGCGAAGCGAAGAGATCATGCTGGCCGGCCGGTACCGGGCCGAAGAACTGCTGGATGAACTGATCTACCTGCGCAGCCGTATTATGCAGGGACATGAAGAAAACGCATCTCCTGCTGTTAGCCTGGAGCCGGAGGAGCCCATCGCAGGTTTCCACTATTCCGGAGGAAGCCCGGAAGACCGGAAAAACGCACGACGCATTCTTGATCCCCTGGCAGGAAAGCGTATTGAACCGAATGAGCTTGCCGACCGGGTTGTCGATATCTACCGGGAATGTGCCCCCGAAAGCATCCGTATAAAGCGATCTCCGGGTACGGAGAATATTCTTGTAGTGGAAATCGAATCAAGAAAGCCCAGGAAGAACAGACTCCGCATGGGCCTCAGTTACGGAGGTACCTACGCTGATTCCATTTCCAGCAGGCTCCAGTTTACCCAGGGCATTGTTCTGGGGAACCTTCTGTGGCCGGGGCTTGAATTGAGCCTTGATGTCGAGATCCTGGGAGCCCTGGGATTAAAAGCCGGAGTCTACCAGGCCCTGGGGGAACGCTTCTATCTGGAAACCGGCGTGTTTGTTCGCAGGGATTTTGAAACCTATTATGCCTCGGACGAAGATGAATCCGCGGTGGACTATATCTTTTACGAGACTGAATCCCAGATTGACGGAACCTTCGGCTTTTATCCCTGGCCCGGCTCAAGGCTGCACGTCGGGCTTTCCAGGGAATGGATTGCCGATACTGCGGCGGACGTCTACCTTCCCGAGCTGGCGGAAAAAGACATACTGCTGGCCCGGGCGGGATTCGATCTGCTCC encodes:
- a CDS encoding patatin-like phospholipase family protein — encoded protein: MKGKIPALILITMYLLVKPVFSETEQFPDHRERPIVALALEGGGALGIAHIGVIRVLEEAGIPVDIVTGTSMGSIVGGLYATGFSVAELEALATETDWISLFSEYAVARNESYRALEEWRRYFLSVGISDSETPAAGGLLSGNRILSYMDSLTYEIPGELDFDDLPRRYRAVATDFSTGEEVVIGEGSLSEAMRASMGIPGVFAPYVLKNRPLIDGGIVNNLPVDLARAMGADIVIAVDVEGGFSSQQSYLDLSPIENLSRTVDLILDANVSGQLENADYVIQVPLEAYSAADFQRSEEIMLAGRYRAEELLDELIYLRSRIMQGHEENASPAVSLEPEEPIAGFHYSGGSPEDRKNARRILDPLAGKRIEPNELADRVVDIYRECAPESIRIKRSPGTENILVVEIESRKPRKNRLRMGLSYGGTYADSISSRLQFTQGIVLGNLLWPGLELSLDVEILGALGLKAGVYQALGERFYLETGVFVRRDFETYYASDEDESAVDYIFYETESQIDGTFGFYPWPGSRLHVGLSREWIADTAADVYLPELAEKDILLARAGFDLLRLDSPLFPMRGAALEMMFQRGIPTPFSSREFSTFSTRGEFQIPLGRNLSLGYLFDAGVDFTGEVDHPDSAPYLHKPELGGRRLFPNPLSADKRFGSFVLGNGLELTRRLRFMERTLPLPLFARFHFASGLVYREFDSPGEIEPLLHWSSSLGAGLRLNDGFGVLLRGGLAGSGNGVLSPYFAIDLGTLQSRRLF